One genomic region from Diabrotica undecimpunctata isolate CICGRU chromosome 9, icDiaUnde3, whole genome shotgun sequence encodes:
- the LOC140449604 gene encoding uncharacterized protein has translation MLFIIPDNILETLLCSFCHKYLSVKPVKVYPNRLIQCGRCVDNMEQSTHKSEGVESLYGAIAENILFKCVNRFDGCRELLKYSQVLDHEQACLVKLHKCPICYEEMASFLMLRHFHYKHKNAILDCPAFVFNLNDLLEMPSGYIYQEEDNLFFLYISYRKSENTIQLGLVCMASYKLAENIYHQFTLSSEKKEFDIVMNPKSCNNVFFVVDISHMSNLIHIKFKLFDRNLKVLASPEVSNSVVKPVPKRKKPLIKILLHGNEIKEDQTEVNLKCIKCLVYCFFSVSTLKVNTCYIDKHNNCICYHCYQSLKYIPYSMRSDYFERRFSNEIIDKMKFFMWNCSNCCSDFEHSDRVSHKINCKLARQFSCPIKNCCEKGTANKMIEHLKIHNCLAFLSPFKLTLNNSLSCYVFVEKYIVFLSIPRSGGFICSDNIQAELVTKTDNDKKETTLKPYAIFFNNDYNAILNNSLVDLNCEIFVKVFVLSNVFN, from the exons ATGTTGTTTATAATTCCAGACAATATATTAGAAACTTTACTTTGCAGTTTTTGTCACAAATATTTATCGGTGAAACCCGTAAAAGTTTATCCAAACAGGCTTATACAGTGTGGAAGATGTGTTGATAATATGGAACAATCAACTCATAAATCAGAAGGGGTAGAATCACTATATGGAGCAATTGctgaaaacattttatttaaatgtgttaacagaTTTGATGGTTGTCGAGAATTGTTAAAATATTCTCAGGTGTTGGATCATGAACAG GCATGTTTGGTAAAACTTCACAAGTGTCCAATTTGTTATGAAGAAATGGCGAGTTTTCTGATGCTTCGACACTTTCATTACAAACATAAAAATGCAATATTGGATTGTCCTGCGTTTGTTTTCAACTTGAATGATCTTTTAGAAATGCCTAGTGGTTATATATATCAAGAAGAAGATAATTTGTTTTTCCTGTATATTAGCTATAGGAAGTCGGAAAATACAATACAATTAGGTTTGGTTTGTATGGCGAGCTATAAACTTGCTGAAAATATTTACCATCAATTTACTTTAAGCAGTGAAAAAAAAGAATTTGATATTGTAATGAACCCAAAATCatgtaataatgttttttttgttgTGGATATATCACATATGTCAAACTTGATacacattaaatttaaattatttgatCGCAATCTAAAGGTCTTGGCGTCACCCGAAGTTAGTAATTCTGTAGTAAAACCTGTGCCCAAAAGGAAAAAACCtttaataaaaattcttctaCACGGAAATGAAATTAAGGAAGACCAAACAGAAGTCAATCTAAAATGTATCAAATGCCTAGTGTATTGCTTTTTTTCAGTGTCTACACTTAAAGTTAATACTTGTTATATTGACAAGCacaataattgtatatgttaccATTGTTATCAGAGTCTCAAGTATATACCATACAGCATGCGTAGTGACTATTTTGAAAGAAGATTTTCCAACGAAATAATTGATAAAATGAAGTTTTTCATGTGGAATTGCAGTAATTGTTGTAGCGATTTTGAACATTCGGATAGAGTATCCCATAAAATAAACTGTAAACTAGCTAGACAATTTAGTTGCCCGATAAAAAATTGTTGTGAAAAAGGAACTGCTAACAAAATGATCGAACATTTGAAAATTCATAATTGTTTGGCATTTTTGTCTCCCTTTAAACTAACTTTAAATAATAGTTTAAGCTGTTATGTGTTTGTAGAAaagtatattgtatttttatctATACCTCGTTCAGGAGGTTTTATTTGTTCGGATAATATTCAGGCGGAACTAGTAACGAAAACTGACAatgataaaaaagaaacaacattgaAACCATATGCTATATTTTTTAACAATGATTACAATGCAATTCTGAATAATTCTTTAGTAGATTTAAACTGTGAAATATTTGTAAAAGTTTTTGTATTATCTAATGTATTTAATTAA
- the LOC140449605 gene encoding uncharacterized protein: protein MLFIIPDNILETLLCSFCHKYLSVKPVKVYPNRLIQCGRCDNNEEQSTHKSEGVESLYGAIAENILFKCVNRFDGCRELLKYSQVWDHEQACLVKLHKCPICYEEMASFLMLRHFHYKHKNAILDCPAFVFNLNDLLEMPSGYIYQEEDNLFFLYISYSQSENTIKLGLVCMASYKLAENIYHQFTLSSEKKEFDIVMNPKSCNNDFFVVDISHMSNLIHIKFKLFDRNLKVLASSEVSNSVVKPVPKKQNPLAKMLLHGNQIKEYQTEVNLKCIECEVYCFLLVSTLKVNTCFIDKDNNCICYNCYQWLKSMYSHYFERRFSNEIIDKMKFSMWNCSTCCSDFKPLDRVLSHTINCKLARQFSCPIKNCCEKGTADKMIEHLKIHNCLAFLSPFKLTLNSSSCYVFVEKYIVFLHITRSGHFICSDNIQAELVTKTDNDKKETTLKPYAIFFNNDYNAILNNSLVDLNRGIFVKVFVLSNVFN from the exons ATGTTGTTTATAATTCCAGACAATATATTAGAAACTTTACTTTGCAGTTTTTGTCACAAATATTTATCGGTGAAACCCGTAAAAGTTTATCCAAACAGGCTTATACAGTGTGGAAGATGTGATAATAATGAGGAACAATCAACTCATAAATCAGAAGGGGTAGAATCACTATATGGAGCAATTGctgaaaacattttatttaaatgtgttaacagaTTTGATGGTTGTCGAGAATTGTTAAAATATTCTCAGGTGTGGGATCATGAACAG GCATGTTTGGTAAAACTTCACAAGTGTCCAATTTGTTATGAAGAAATGGCGAGTTTTCTGATGCTTCGACACTTTCATTACAAACATAAAAATGCAATATTGGATTGTCCTGCGTTTGTTTTCAACTTGAATGATCTATTAGAAATGCCTAGTGGTTATATATATCAAGAAGaagataatttgttttttctgTATATTAGCTATAGTCAGtcagaaaatacaataaaattaggTTTGGTTTGTATGGCGAGCTATAAACTTGCTGAAAATATCTACCATCAATTTACTTTAAGCAGTGAAAAAAAAGAATTTGATATTGTAATGAACCCAAAATCATgtaataatgatttttttgttgtggataTATCACATATGTCAAACTTGATacacattaaatttaaattatttgatCGCAATCTAAAGGTCTTGGCGTCATCCGAAGTTAGTAATTCTGTAGTAAAACCTGTGCCCAAAAAGCAAAATCCTTTAGCAAAAATGCTTCTACACGGAAATCAAATTAAGGAATACCAAACAGAAGTCAATCTAAAATGTATCGAATGCGAAGTGTATTGCTTTTTGTTAGTGTCTACACTTAAAGTTAATACTTGTTTTATTGACAAGGacaataattgtatatgttataaTTGTTATCAGTGGCTCAAGTCTATGTATAGTCACTATTTTGAAAGAAGATTTTCCAACGAAATAATTGATAAAATGAAGTTTTCCATGTGGAATTGCAGTACTTGTTGTAGCGATTTTAAACCTTTGGATAGAGTATTATCCCATACAATAAACTGTAAACTAGCTAGACAATTTAGTTGCCCGATAAAAAATTGTTGTGAAAAAGGAACTGCTGACAAAATGATCGAACATTTGAAAATTCATAATTGTTTGGCATTTTTGTCTCCCTTTAAACTAACTTTAAATAGTTCAAGCTGTTATGTGTTTGTAGAAAAGTATATTGTATTTTTACATATAACTCGTTCAGGACATTTTATTTGTTCGGACAATATTCAGGCGGAACTAGTAACGAAAACTGACAatgataaaaaagaaacaacattgaAACCATATGCTATATTTTTTAACAATGATTACAATGCAATTCTGAATAATTCTTTAGTTGATTTAAACCGTGGAATATTTGTAAAAGTTTTTGTATTATCTAATGTATTTAATTAA